A single region of the Cetobacterium somerae ATCC BAA-474 genome encodes:
- a CDS encoding LacI family DNA-binding transcriptional regulator: MKPSIKEIAKRLNIAPSTVSRALNDKHDISQSLKEKVNAVAKEIGYKKNSIAARLVNKKSNTIGVFFLSREHINNEENTGFKYVEIILDKIKDKNYDLIIFSVDSDLKDKKKYIDICSERQVEGAIFIGLEDTDENTELLRNIDVPTVILEKRVSGKNISYIGSDNEYGVNLILDHLFELGHQDIAFIKGPNFIECSKDRFNAFYKRMTSLNLYKDSFVKEGNFRLKSGYKATQELLNNDKIPTAIIASSDSMAIGAMKAIEEKGLRIPDDISLVGYDGFEIGAFLSPSLTTVYQDFQTMGIKAVETLFSMIENKESSVNLVFKPKLIERKSTKKIFS; this comes from the coding sequence ATGAAACCAAGTATAAAGGAAATTGCAAAAAGATTAAATATAGCTCCTTCTACAGTTTCTCGAGCTTTAAATGATAAACATGATATCAGTCAAAGTTTAAAAGAAAAAGTAAATGCTGTAGCTAAGGAGATTGGTTATAAGAAAAATTCCATTGCCGCTAGATTGGTCAACAAAAAAAGTAATACTATAGGAGTTTTTTTTCTCTCTAGAGAACATATTAATAATGAAGAAAATACAGGATTCAAATACGTTGAGATTATTCTAGATAAAATTAAAGATAAAAATTACGATCTTATAATCTTTTCTGTTGATAGTGACTTAAAAGATAAAAAAAAATATATTGATATATGTTCTGAAAGACAAGTTGAAGGAGCTATTTTTATTGGATTAGAAGATACAGATGAAAATACTGAGTTACTAAGAAATATAGATGTTCCCACAGTAATTTTAGAAAAAAGAGTTTCTGGAAAAAATATATCTTATATCGGATCTGATAACGAATATGGCGTAAATTTAATACTTGATCATCTTTTTGAATTAGGACATCAAGATATTGCTTTTATTAAAGGACCTAATTTTATTGAGTGTTCTAAGGATAGGTTTAATGCTTTTTACAAAAGAATGACTTCTTTAAATCTTTATAAAGATAGTTTTGTAAAAGAGGGAAACTTTAGATTAAAAAGCGGATATAAAGCTACTCAAGAACTTTTAAATAATGATAAAATTCCAACAGCAATTATTGCTTCTAGTGATTCAATGGCTATTGGAGCTATGAAAGCAATAGAAGAAAAAGGTCTTAGAATTCCTGATGACATATCTTTAGTTGGATATGATGGTTTTGAAATAGGAGCTTTTTTATCTCCATCTTTAACTACAGTTTATCAAGACTTCCAAACTATGGGAATAAAAGCTGTAGAAACATTATTTTCTATGATTGAAAATAAAGAAAGCTCTGTTAATCTTGTTTTTAAGCCAAAATTAATAGAAAGAAAATCAACAAAAAAAATATTCTCTTAA
- a CDS encoding ROK family protein, which yields MKNIIVFDLGGSSIKYGVITTLGEILFKGSFQTPKDSFETLLNKMFEIFNLLKKFNPQGVSISSPGAVNSSSGIIKGISAIPYIHNFEIKKVFEETFQLPVEIENDGNCSALAEFWLGSGKNLKNVISVVLGSGIGGAVIQNEQLINGKTFQSGEFGYMLLEENKTWSSLCSTISLVEQAKKITKINDLDGIKLFNLSLIEYPELETLLKKYYLNLSKGIYNLQCAFDSDVFIISGGISSNPIFFENLTNHLNNFYNSLDDKVEIPLIKKAFFENDSNLIGAAYNFIENIQHKRFI from the coding sequence ATGAAAAATATTATTGTTTTTGATTTAGGAGGTTCTAGTATTAAATATGGTGTTATTACTACTCTAGGAGAAATTCTTTTTAAAGGAAGTTTCCAAACTCCAAAAGATTCTTTTGAAACTCTTTTAAATAAAATGTTTGAAATTTTTAATTTATTAAAGAAATTTAATCCTCAAGGTGTTTCCATTAGTTCTCCAGGAGCTGTAAATTCTTCTTCTGGAATTATAAAAGGAATTAGCGCAATTCCTTATATTCATAACTTTGAAATAAAAAAAGTTTTTGAAGAAACTTTTCAGCTTCCTGTAGAAATTGAAAATGATGGAAATTGCTCAGCTTTAGCTGAATTTTGGTTAGGAAGTGGTAAAAATTTAAAAAATGTTATATCTGTTGTTTTGGGTTCAGGAATAGGTGGAGCTGTTATACAAAATGAGCAGCTCATTAATGGGAAAACTTTTCAAAGTGGTGAATTTGGTTATATGCTTTTAGAAGAAAATAAAACTTGGAGTTCTCTTTGTTCAACTATATCTTTAGTTGAACAAGCTAAAAAAATAACAAAAATAAATGATTTAGATGGTATTAAACTTTTTAACCTATCTTTGATTGAATATCCAGAATTAGAAACTCTTCTTAAAAAATATTATCTTAATTTATCAAAAGGAATATATAATTTACAATGTGCTTTTGATAGTGATGTCTTTATTATTAGTGGCGGAATAAGTTCTAATCCAATATTTTTTGAAAATTTAACAAATCACTTAAATAATTTTTATAATTCTTTAGATGATAAAGTAGAGATTCCTCTTATTAAAAAAGCTTTTTTTGAAAATGATTCAAACTTAATTGGTGCAGCATATAATTTTATAGAAAATATCCAACATAAAAGATTTATTTAA
- a CDS encoding metallophosphoesterase has protein sequence MFSIKKSLIGLLALMGTTIISAEEQQIAFISDVHFHDVYGDFKGDFEGLKSEKTGKYATIRTMDSQMNSTRLFNENYFAFIAVLDDLVKKDIKYIVLPGDFSDDGQEVHIEGLKKIMDDYANKYGLKFYITFGNHDPVMPMTINNGKINYLGTNGKEQAIFSKGSKIKEKDGVNPIIFSEIVKEQGYEDIIKQINSFGLVPEKEDLYWETPFSKYSYNQYTFKKGLEASSSRNRKYSISYEGSGDKLGNKKFEIIDGSYLVEPTKGLWLLAIDSNVYVPTEDGKEFTPASNAGYNKVLTHKKHLINWVKKVAKEAEEKGKTLVTFSHYPMIDFYNGSSEEVESIFGKGKFELRRVPTDEVAKTFADAGIKLHFGGHMHFNDTGVKKNENGNFLVNVQVPSIAAYVPAYKLLSINNKKGEATIETVRIDEVPRFNELFEHYEKEYVQLKKSGAKNIWNKDILKSKSYKEFANWHIQELVRLRFLPKDWPEDIKINIIPMSGKDIFNLLAVGNEKNAKEILEKNGVTLINLEKWNGTDLITDLYRFRNAGNLALNDVSDERLKGYTAIYELSLNNKIEENEVVSRVKTLFSILNKFINDYPDTNFVIDLKSGNLNVIK, from the coding sequence ATGTTTAGTATAAAGAAAAGTTTAATAGGATTATTAGCATTGATGGGCACGACAATAATAAGTGCTGAGGAACAACAGATTGCATTTATATCAGATGTACACTTTCATGATGTATACGGAGATTTTAAAGGTGATTTTGAAGGTTTAAAAAGCGAGAAAACAGGAAAATACGCAACTATAAGAACAATGGATTCTCAAATGAATTCAACAAGATTATTTAATGAAAATTATTTTGCATTTATAGCTGTTTTAGATGATCTTGTAAAAAAAGATATAAAATATATTGTTCTTCCAGGTGACTTTAGTGATGATGGACAAGAAGTTCATATTGAAGGATTAAAAAAAATTATGGATGACTATGCCAACAAATATGGTTTAAAGTTTTATATCACATTTGGAAATCATGACCCTGTTATGCCGATGACAATTAATAATGGAAAGATAAATTATCTTGGAACTAATGGAAAAGAGCAAGCAATTTTCAGTAAAGGTTCAAAAATAAAGGAAAAAGATGGAGTAAATCCTATTATATTCTCAGAGATTGTTAAAGAACAAGGATATGAGGATATAATAAAACAGATAAATAGTTTTGGTTTAGTTCCAGAAAAAGAAGATTTATATTGGGAAACTCCATTCTCAAAATATAGTTATAATCAATATACTTTTAAAAAAGGTTTGGAAGCGAGTTCTTCTAGAAATAGGAAATATTCAATTTCTTATGAGGGGTCTGGAGATAAGTTAGGAAATAAAAAGTTTGAAATAATTGATGGAAGTTATTTAGTAGAACCTACAAAAGGATTATGGTTACTTGCAATAGATTCAAATGTCTATGTACCAACTGAAGATGGAAAAGAGTTTACACCAGCTTCAAACGCTGGATATAATAAAGTTCTAACACATAAAAAACACCTTATAAATTGGGTTAAAAAAGTTGCTAAAGAAGCTGAGGAGAAAGGGAAAACTTTAGTTACATTTAGTCACTATCCGATGATAGATTTTTACAATGGATCTTCAGAAGAGGTTGAATCTATATTTGGAAAAGGCAAGTTTGAACTAAGAAGAGTTCCAACAGATGAAGTAGCTAAAACTTTTGCTGATGCAGGAATAAAATTACACTTTGGTGGGCATATGCACTTCAATGACACTGGCGTTAAAAAGAATGAAAACGGTAATTTTTTAGTTAATGTTCAAGTTCCTTCTATAGCTGCTTATGTTCCAGCATATAAATTACTGTCGATAAATAATAAAAAAGGAGAGGCTACAATTGAAACGGTTAGAATAGATGAAGTCCCAAGATTTAATGAACTATTTGAGCACTATGAAAAAGAGTATGTTCAATTGAAAAAATCAGGTGCAAAAAATATTTGGAATAAAGATATCTTAAAATCCAAAAGTTATAAAGAGTTTGCAAATTGGCATATTCAAGAATTAGTAAGACTTAGATTTTTACCAAAAGATTGGCCAGAAGATATAAAAATAAATATTATTCCAATGTCAGGAAAAGATATATTTAATCTTTTAGCAGTAGGGAATGAAAAAAACGCAAAAGAAATTTTAGAGAAAAATGGTGTTACATTAATAAATTTAGAAAAATGGAATGGAACTGATTTAATTACAGATTTATATCGTTTTAGAAATGCCGGAAATTTAGCATTAAATGACGTTTCTGATGAACGTCTAAAAGGATATACAGCAATATATGAGTTATCTTTAAATAACAAAATTGAGGAAAATGAAGTAGTTAGTAGAGTGAAAACTTTATTTAGTATTTTAAATAAATTTATCAATGATTATCCAGATACAAATTTCGTAATTGATTTAAAATCAGGTAATTTAAATGTTATAAAATAG